The sequence GGTGCGCAGGCGAGCTGAACCTAAGCTTACTGATACCCAACCGGCAGCTACGGCTGCCTTCACCTCGTCGATTGAGAAATCGCCCTCGGGACCTACCAGCACGGTTGCATCCTGACTGTCGGATGGTTTGCGCAGCTCGTCGAACAGCTCTACACGGGGTACCTCCTCGTAGCAGTGGGCGATGTACTTACGACCCTGAATGGGCTGCTCGAGGAAATGGTTGAAGTGTACCATCTCGTTGACCTGGGGCTTCCAGGCTTTGTGGCTCTGCTTAACGGCAGCGGTTACAATCTTATCCAGGCGCACCAGCTTTACCAGGCGGCGCTCGGAGAACTTACAGTTAAGGAACGACACCTCGTCGATACCAACTTCGGTGGCTTTCTCCATCATCCACTCCATGCGGTCCATCATCTTGGTGGGCGCAATGCCTAAGTGCAGGTGGCCTTTCCACTGGGGCTCCTGTGGCAGCTTCTCCAATATTTCGTAATAGCAGTGATGGGTGGCTGCAACCGTAACCTGCGCACGGAAGTAGTTACCTACCCCATCCATCAGAAACAGCTCGTCGCCACTCTTCAGGCGCAGCACACGCATGGCGTGCATGGCCTCGTCGGTAGGCAGCTCGGTCTGGTTCTCGGCATCAGGCACAAAAAAATATCTTGCTTCCTTCATATTCTATTTAGAGTAATCTGTGTTATTTCTTTTCCGGATGGAAAACAAGGGCGAACGATATACCTACTGCGAGTGCAAATGCGGCAAAGATAAACCAGCATGTGGTCCACTCGCCCTGCAGGAATCCATTCTCCCAATAACAGTAATGGTTTACTATCTCGCCGGCTGCCAGCGTACCTACGGTAGCGCCAACACCATTGGTCATCATCATGAACAAGCCCTGAGCCGATGCCTTGATGCTGGGTTCGCACTCCTGATCGACGAAGATACCACCCGACACGTTGAAGAAGTCGAAGGCCACACCGTAAACGATGCAAGAGAGGATGAACATGATAACACCTGGCATGGCGGGGTTACCAACACCAAAGAATCCGAAACGGAACACCCAGGCGAACATAGACATGAGCATCACAGTCTTGATGCCATAACGCTTGAGGAAGAATGGTATCATGAGGATACACAGGGCCTCGCTAATCTGCGAGATACTGGTAAGCAGGGTGGCATTGTTAGCGGCAAACGAACTGGCTATGGCTGCATCGGCACTACCCTTGAAGCTGGTAATGAACGGACCGGCATAGCCATTGGTTACCTGCAGGCACATGCCCAGCAGGGCCGAGAAGATAAAGAACAGGGCCATGTTGCGGCTCTTGAACAGCTTGAAGGCATTGAGGCCAAGGCTCTCGATGAGCGAAACCTTCTCCCTTACCACCACCTTACACTCGGGCAATGTGAAGCAATAGAAGCAGAGCACAATGCTGAGGATGCCTGATACAAAGAACTGCATGTAGGTGTACTGGAACTTATAGGC is a genomic window of Xylanibacter ruminicola 23 containing:
- a CDS encoding 16S rRNA (uracil(1498)-N(3))-methyltransferase is translated as MKEARYFFVPDAENQTELPTDEAMHAMRVLRLKSGDELFLMDGVGNYFRAQVTVAATHHCYYEILEKLPQEPQWKGHLHLGIAPTKMMDRMEWMMEKATEVGIDEVSFLNCKFSERRLVKLVRLDKIVTAAVKQSHKAWKPQVNEMVHFNHFLEQPIQGRKYIAHCYEEVPRVELFDELRKPSDSQDATVLVGPEGDFSIDEVKAAVAAGWVSVSLGSARLRTETAGLAAVMMMQLAQK
- a CDS encoding MFS transporter — its product is MNLKFRLSLMNFLEFAVWGAYLTCMGNYLGVAGLGDKISWFYAIQGIVSIFMPTLMGIVADKYIQPQRLLGLCHLAAGGFMLGCWWLGLQAGFGNELADKSLFITLYTLSVAFFMPTIALSNTAAFTILKNNGLDTVKDFPPIRVLGTVGFIVTMWFVNCAVWQDGSFSMTLADSAYKFQYTYMQFFVSGILSIVLCFYCFTLPECKVVVREKVSLIESLGLNAFKLFKSRNMALFFIFSALLGMCLQVTNGYAGPFITSFKGSADAAIASSFAANNATLLTSISQISEALCILMIPFFLKRYGIKTVMLMSMFAWVFRFGFFGVGNPAMPGVIMFILSCIVYGVAFDFFNVSGGIFVDQECEPSIKASAQGLFMMMTNGVGATVGTLAAGEIVNHYCYWENGFLQGEWTTCWFIFAAFALAVGISFALVFHPEKK